A stretch of the Lytechinus variegatus isolate NC3 chromosome 5, Lvar_3.0, whole genome shotgun sequence genome encodes the following:
- the LOC121414750 gene encoding flavin-containing monooxygenase 5-like: MAKRVAIIGAGASGLAAIKCCLDEGLEPVCFEKSGDIGGLWCYREERHDQASVFKSTVINTCKEITCFSDFPIPDDFPNFMHNKLMFKYLHLFCDRFHLRKYIHFHTKVDSVVLGDDYKETGRWKVTTNHQGTCSRSVTEIYDAVLVCTGQYSTPHIPEIEGMNEFRGRVLHTHDYSTPGNFENKRVLIIGVGNSGCDAAVELSQHASEVYLSTRRGMWIVSRFGNGDIFFHYRLLDLLPHPVKERGIRAFVEKRVDHKFLGIRPDHSVLGQQVTINDVLPTCIVNGSVIIKPDVKRFTPTGVVFKDGTVEDLDAVILATGYVFEFPFLQDSVVTVEKNKLPLYKYVFPMNLQHATIAFVGYTKPAGSVIPISELQARWAARVFKGLAKLPSPEAMKADMVSKEGAMSKRFVSSQRHTLQVDFIKYMDDVAIEFGVKPDFGKMLLRDPILALKCVSGPFTPYQYRLVGPGQWSGARNAIMTISERVSKPLQSYRLHIPQKESFFYHVNSWLIYFIILFVSVYIIWQ, from the exons ATGGCTAAAAGGGTTGCAATCATCGGTGCTGGAGCTAGTGGGCTGGCTGCCATTAAGTGTTGTCTGGACGAGGGTCTCGAACCAGTGTGCTTCGAGAAATCGGGTGATATTGGAGGCTTATGGTGCTATCGAGAGGAACGGCACGATCAAGCTAGTGTTTTCAAGTCGACAGTAATCAACACTTGCAAAGAGATCACATGTTTCAG TGACTTCCCCATTCCAGACGACTTCCCAAACTTCATGCACAATAAACTAATGTTCAAGTACCTTCACCTCTTCTGTGACCGATTCCATCTTCGGAAGTACATTCACTTTCACACTAAAGTGGACTCTGTGGTTTTGGGGGATGACTACAAAGAAACGGGCCGATGGAAGGTTACAACAAATCATCAAGGTACTTGCAGCAGGTCCGTTACTGAAATCTACGACGCTGTTCTTGTATGCACGGGACAATACTCTACACCACATATTCCAGAGATTGAAG gaatgaaCGAGTTCAGGGGTCGGGTTCTTCACACGCATGATTACTCGACACCCGGAAATTTTGAGAACAAGCGCGTCTTGATAATTGGAGTGGGTAATTCTGGTTGTGATGCTGCAGTGGAATTGAGTCAACATGCATCAGAG GTTTATTTGAGTACACGTAGAGGGATGTGGATAGTCTCCCGTTTTGGAAATGGAGATATATTTTTCCATTATAGACTGTTGGATCTCCTTCCCCATCCAGTGAAGGAAAGGGGAATCAGGGCTTTTGTGGA GAAAAGAGTGGATCACAAATTTCTTGGTATCCGACCCGATCACTCAGTGCTAGGCCAACAGGTAACAATAAACGATGTTCTCCCTACCTGCATTGTAAATGGATCCGTCATTATCAAACCAGATGTAAAGCGCTTCACACCTACTGGTGTCGTGTTCAAGGATGGAACCGTCGAAGATCTGGATGCTGTCATCCTTGCAACTGGGTACGTCTTTGAATTTCCCTTTCTTCAAGATTCGGTGGTGACGGTAGAGAAGAATAAGCTTCCACTCTACAAGTACGTGTTCCCAATGAACCTCCAACATGCTACCATCGCTTTCGTGGGATACACCAAACCTGCGGGTTCTGTTATTCCCATATCAGAGTTACAAGCTAGATGGGCAGCAAGAGTCTTTAAAGGTCTTGCAAAGCTACCCTCTCCAGAGGCGATGAAAGCCGACATGGTGAGTAAAGAAGGAGCTATGTCCAAACGTTTCGTCTCCTCCCAGCGCCATACACTCCAAGTGGATTTCATCAAGTACATGGATGATGTTGCGATTGAGTTTGGGGTGAAGCCGGATTTCGGGAAGATGTTGCTCCGTGATCCAATCCTAGCTCTGAAGTGCGTTTCCGGTCCATTTACACCCTATCAGTACCGTCTAGTTGGACCAGGTCAGTGGAGTGGTGCCAGAAATGCCATCATGACAATCTCGGAGAGAGTCAGCAAACCTTTACAGTCCTATAGGCTCCACATACCTCAGAAGGAAAGTTTTTTCTATCATGTCAATAGTtggttgatatatttcattattttgttcgtTTCTGTCTACATTATTTGGCAATAA